In Manduca sexta isolate Smith_Timp_Sample1 chromosome 23, JHU_Msex_v1.0, whole genome shotgun sequence, one DNA window encodes the following:
- the LOC115445064 gene encoding LIM/homeobox protein Lhx3 isoform X3 — MLGTMMYPGAEDAELEDMRVPPIQLDHLPEVFLSSIPKCGGCHEMIVDRYVLKVSDRTWHAGCLRCVECRAMLSGKCFARNNQLYCTDDFFKRFGTKCAGCGQGIPPTQVVRRAQAHVYHLRCFACAACARTLNTGDEFYLMEDGKLVCKPDYEAARAKGGEGSLDGDAASKRPRTTITAKQLETLKSAYSSSPKPARHVREQLAHDTGLDMRVVQVWFQNRRAKEKRLKKDAGRTRWSQYFRSMKSGGGSPRHDRLLDKDELKIDLDSFSHHELSNDSYSTVALGGEEGSPAGGGSAGATGARYSSTPPYLRAHSPPHPHYHYPPDHLVYTNIATSIGQAMSGAGIGTGAGTGGASDLSSSSSPAAGGYPDFPPSPDSWLGEPHHYSPRGFP; from the exons ATGCTGGGCACCATGATGTATCCCGGAGCCGAGGATGCCGAGTTGGAGGACATGCGCGTGCCGCCGATACAGCTCGACCATCTTCCCGAGGTGTTCCTAT CTAGTATCCCGAAGTGCGGCGGTTGTCACGAGATGATCGTGGACCGATACGTGCTGAAGGTGTCCGACAGGACATGGCATGCCGGCTGCTTACGCTGCGTGGAATGCAGGGCGATGCTGTCCGGCAAATGTTTCGCAAGAAATAACCAACTCTACTGCACAGATGATTTCTTCAA GCGGTTCGGCACCAAGTGTGCTGGGTGCGGGCAGGGCATTCCGCCGACGCAAGTGGTGCGCCGCGCTCAGGCCCACGTCTACCATCTGCGGTGCTTCGCGTGTGCGGCCTGCGCCAGGACACTTAATACTGGAGACGAATTCTACCTCATGGAGGATGGGAAGCTCGTCTGCAAACCTGATTACGAAGCAGCTCGTGCAAAAG GTGGTGAAGGCTCGTTGGATGGCGACGCAGCGAGCAAGAGACCGCGTACTACCATCACTGCAAAACAACTTGAGACACTGAAGAGTGCGTACAGCAGCAGTCCGAAACCGGCGAGACATGTCAGAGAACAACTAGCGCATGACACCGGCTTGGACATGCGAGTGGTGCAAGTCTGGTTTCAGAACAG ACGGGCAAAAGAAAAGCGACTGAAGAAAGACGCAGGAAGGACGCGGTGGTCACAATACTTCAGATCAATGAAAAGCGGCGGCGGATCGCCTCGGCACGACCGACTGCTTGATAAGGACGAGCTCAAGATCGATTTGGATTCCTTCAGTCATCACG AGCTAAGCAACGATAGCTATAGCACGGTGGCTTTGGGCGGTGAGGAGGGTTCTCCTGCAGGCGGCGGAAGTGCGGGCGCTACCGGCGCTCGGTACTCCTCCACTCCGCCTTACTTGCGCGCGCACTCGCCGCCGCACCCCCATTACCACTATCCTCCCGACCACCTCGTCTACACCAATATTG CTACGTCTATAGGTCAAGCGATGAGCGGAGCAGGGATAGGCACGGGCGCAGGCACCGGCGGCGCGTCGGATCTTAGCAGCTCGTCGTCGCCGGCGGCGGGCGGGTACCCTGACTTCCCGCCGTCGCCGGACTCGTGGCTGGGCGAGCCGCACCACTACTCGCCGCGCGGCTTCCCCTAG
- the LOC115445064 gene encoding LIM/homeobox protein Lhx3 isoform X1: MLGTMMYPGAEDAELEDMRVPPIQLDHLPEVFLSSIPKCGGCHEMIVDRYVLKVSDRTWHAGCLRCVECRAMLSGKCFARNNQLYCTDDFFKRFGTKCAGCGQGIPPTQVVRRAQAHVYHLRCFACAACARTLNTGDEFYLMEDGKLVCKPDYEAARAKDVPCAGGEGSLDGDAASKRPRTTITAKQLETLKSAYSSSPKPARHVREQLAHDTGLDMRVVQVWFQNRRAKEKRLKKDAGRTRWSQYFRSMKSGGGSPRHDRLLDKDELKIDLDSFSHHELSNDSYSTVALGGEEGSPAGGGSAGATGARYSSTPPYLRAHSPPHPHYHYPPDHLVYTNIATSIGQAMSGAGIGTGAGTGGASDLSSSSSPAAGGYPDFPPSPDSWLGEPHHYSPRGFP, from the exons ATGCTGGGCACCATGATGTATCCCGGAGCCGAGGATGCCGAGTTGGAGGACATGCGCGTGCCGCCGATACAGCTCGACCATCTTCCCGAGGTGTTCCTAT CTAGTATCCCGAAGTGCGGCGGTTGTCACGAGATGATCGTGGACCGATACGTGCTGAAGGTGTCCGACAGGACATGGCATGCCGGCTGCTTACGCTGCGTGGAATGCAGGGCGATGCTGTCCGGCAAATGTTTCGCAAGAAATAACCAACTCTACTGCACAGATGATTTCTTCAA GCGGTTCGGCACCAAGTGTGCTGGGTGCGGGCAGGGCATTCCGCCGACGCAAGTGGTGCGCCGCGCTCAGGCCCACGTCTACCATCTGCGGTGCTTCGCGTGTGCGGCCTGCGCCAGGACACTTAATACTGGAGACGAATTCTACCTCATGGAGGATGGGAAGCTCGTCTGCAAACCTGATTACGAAGCAGCTCGTGCAAAAG ATGTACCGTGCGCAGGTGGTGAAGGCTCGTTGGATGGCGACGCAGCGAGCAAGAGACCGCGTACTACCATCACTGCAAAACAACTTGAGACACTGAAGAGTGCGTACAGCAGCAGTCCGAAACCGGCGAGACATGTCAGAGAACAACTAGCGCATGACACCGGCTTGGACATGCGAGTGGTGCAAGTCTGGTTTCAGAACAG ACGGGCAAAAGAAAAGCGACTGAAGAAAGACGCAGGAAGGACGCGGTGGTCACAATACTTCAGATCAATGAAAAGCGGCGGCGGATCGCCTCGGCACGACCGACTGCTTGATAAGGACGAGCTCAAGATCGATTTGGATTCCTTCAGTCATCACG AGCTAAGCAACGATAGCTATAGCACGGTGGCTTTGGGCGGTGAGGAGGGTTCTCCTGCAGGCGGCGGAAGTGCGGGCGCTACCGGCGCTCGGTACTCCTCCACTCCGCCTTACTTGCGCGCGCACTCGCCGCCGCACCCCCATTACCACTATCCTCCCGACCACCTCGTCTACACCAATATTG CTACGTCTATAGGTCAAGCGATGAGCGGAGCAGGGATAGGCACGGGCGCAGGCACCGGCGGCGCGTCGGATCTTAGCAGCTCGTCGTCGCCGGCGGCGGGCGGGTACCCTGACTTCCCGCCGTCGCCGGACTCGTGGCTGGGCGAGCCGCACCACTACTCGCCGCGCGGCTTCCCCTAG
- the LOC115445064 gene encoding LIM/homeobox protein Lhx3 isoform X2, which produces MLGTMMYPGAEDAELEDMRVPPIQLDHLPEVFLSSIPKCGGCHEMIVDRYVLKVSDRTWHAGCLRCVECRAMLSGKCFARNNQLYCTDDFFKRFGTKCAGCGQGIPPTQVVRRAQAHVYHLRCFACAACARTLNTGDEFYLMEDGKLVCKPDYEAARAKDVPCAGGEGSLDGDAASKRPRTTITAKQLETLKSAYSSSPKPARHVREQLAHDTGLDMRVVQVWFQNRRAKEKRLKKDAGRTRWSQYFRSMKSGGGSPRHDRLLDKDELKIDLDSFSHHELSNDSYSTVALGGEEGSPAGGGSAGATGARYSSTPPYLRAHSPPHPHYHYPPDHLVYTNIGQAMSGAGIGTGAGTGGASDLSSSSSPAAGGYPDFPPSPDSWLGEPHHYSPRGFP; this is translated from the exons ATGCTGGGCACCATGATGTATCCCGGAGCCGAGGATGCCGAGTTGGAGGACATGCGCGTGCCGCCGATACAGCTCGACCATCTTCCCGAGGTGTTCCTAT CTAGTATCCCGAAGTGCGGCGGTTGTCACGAGATGATCGTGGACCGATACGTGCTGAAGGTGTCCGACAGGACATGGCATGCCGGCTGCTTACGCTGCGTGGAATGCAGGGCGATGCTGTCCGGCAAATGTTTCGCAAGAAATAACCAACTCTACTGCACAGATGATTTCTTCAA GCGGTTCGGCACCAAGTGTGCTGGGTGCGGGCAGGGCATTCCGCCGACGCAAGTGGTGCGCCGCGCTCAGGCCCACGTCTACCATCTGCGGTGCTTCGCGTGTGCGGCCTGCGCCAGGACACTTAATACTGGAGACGAATTCTACCTCATGGAGGATGGGAAGCTCGTCTGCAAACCTGATTACGAAGCAGCTCGTGCAAAAG ATGTACCGTGCGCAGGTGGTGAAGGCTCGTTGGATGGCGACGCAGCGAGCAAGAGACCGCGTACTACCATCACTGCAAAACAACTTGAGACACTGAAGAGTGCGTACAGCAGCAGTCCGAAACCGGCGAGACATGTCAGAGAACAACTAGCGCATGACACCGGCTTGGACATGCGAGTGGTGCAAGTCTGGTTTCAGAACAG ACGGGCAAAAGAAAAGCGACTGAAGAAAGACGCAGGAAGGACGCGGTGGTCACAATACTTCAGATCAATGAAAAGCGGCGGCGGATCGCCTCGGCACGACCGACTGCTTGATAAGGACGAGCTCAAGATCGATTTGGATTCCTTCAGTCATCACG AGCTAAGCAACGATAGCTATAGCACGGTGGCTTTGGGCGGTGAGGAGGGTTCTCCTGCAGGCGGCGGAAGTGCGGGCGCTACCGGCGCTCGGTACTCCTCCACTCCGCCTTACTTGCGCGCGCACTCGCCGCCGCACCCCCATTACCACTATCCTCCCGACCACCTCGTCTACACCAATATTG GTCAAGCGATGAGCGGAGCAGGGATAGGCACGGGCGCAGGCACCGGCGGCGCGTCGGATCTTAGCAGCTCGTCGTCGCCGGCGGCGGGCGGGTACCCTGACTTCCCGCCGTCGCCGGACTCGTGGCTGGGCGAGCCGCACCACTACTCGCCGCGCGGCTTCCCCTAG
- the LOC115445064 gene encoding LIM/homeobox protein Lhx3 isoform X4: MLGTMMYPGAEDAELEDMRVPPIQLDHLPEVFLSSIPKCGGCHEMIVDRYVLKVSDRTWHAGCLRCVECRAMLSGKCFARNNQLYCTDDFFKRFGTKCAGCGQGIPPTQVVRRAQAHVYHLRCFACAACARTLNTGDEFYLMEDGKLVCKPDYEAARAKGGEGSLDGDAASKRPRTTITAKQLETLKSAYSSSPKPARHVREQLAHDTGLDMRVVQVWFQNRRAKEKRLKKDAGRTRWSQYFRSMKSGGGSPRHDRLLDKDELKIDLDSFSHHELSNDSYSTVALGGEEGSPAGGGSAGATGARYSSTPPYLRAHSPPHPHYHYPPDHLVYTNIGQAMSGAGIGTGAGTGGASDLSSSSSPAAGGYPDFPPSPDSWLGEPHHYSPRGFP; this comes from the exons ATGCTGGGCACCATGATGTATCCCGGAGCCGAGGATGCCGAGTTGGAGGACATGCGCGTGCCGCCGATACAGCTCGACCATCTTCCCGAGGTGTTCCTAT CTAGTATCCCGAAGTGCGGCGGTTGTCACGAGATGATCGTGGACCGATACGTGCTGAAGGTGTCCGACAGGACATGGCATGCCGGCTGCTTACGCTGCGTGGAATGCAGGGCGATGCTGTCCGGCAAATGTTTCGCAAGAAATAACCAACTCTACTGCACAGATGATTTCTTCAA GCGGTTCGGCACCAAGTGTGCTGGGTGCGGGCAGGGCATTCCGCCGACGCAAGTGGTGCGCCGCGCTCAGGCCCACGTCTACCATCTGCGGTGCTTCGCGTGTGCGGCCTGCGCCAGGACACTTAATACTGGAGACGAATTCTACCTCATGGAGGATGGGAAGCTCGTCTGCAAACCTGATTACGAAGCAGCTCGTGCAAAAG GTGGTGAAGGCTCGTTGGATGGCGACGCAGCGAGCAAGAGACCGCGTACTACCATCACTGCAAAACAACTTGAGACACTGAAGAGTGCGTACAGCAGCAGTCCGAAACCGGCGAGACATGTCAGAGAACAACTAGCGCATGACACCGGCTTGGACATGCGAGTGGTGCAAGTCTGGTTTCAGAACAG ACGGGCAAAAGAAAAGCGACTGAAGAAAGACGCAGGAAGGACGCGGTGGTCACAATACTTCAGATCAATGAAAAGCGGCGGCGGATCGCCTCGGCACGACCGACTGCTTGATAAGGACGAGCTCAAGATCGATTTGGATTCCTTCAGTCATCACG AGCTAAGCAACGATAGCTATAGCACGGTGGCTTTGGGCGGTGAGGAGGGTTCTCCTGCAGGCGGCGGAAGTGCGGGCGCTACCGGCGCTCGGTACTCCTCCACTCCGCCTTACTTGCGCGCGCACTCGCCGCCGCACCCCCATTACCACTATCCTCCCGACCACCTCGTCTACACCAATATTG GTCAAGCGATGAGCGGAGCAGGGATAGGCACGGGCGCAGGCACCGGCGGCGCGTCGGATCTTAGCAGCTCGTCGTCGCCGGCGGCGGGCGGGTACCCTGACTTCCCGCCGTCGCCGGACTCGTGGCTGGGCGAGCCGCACCACTACTCGCCGCGCGGCTTCCCCTAG
- the LOC115445060 gene encoding cysteine-rich venom protein TEL1 isoform X2 — MHIRASLWFKIIIILNVSTLLDSTATWGDRQLFPPDQIPENALSPKRAVVRRKIVTYHNFFRTKVRPTASNMLMMTWHAGAARQAQRYAEKCIFLQHNNPQENIVPDLGTCGQNLFVAAQKTPWFFALRTWFVEYRNFTYGHPVVNLKVVGHYTQMVWATSHKVGCGFAHCPGGPWGHFYNYVCHYCPGGNYDTITHYPYKTGKKCADCKDQCVAHALCTNACPKKDVYTNCNEIVNISPNFCRDGYCNATCACGDNRIHKNYPWK, encoded by the exons ATGCATATCCGCGCGTCGTTgtggtttaaaattataataattttaaacgtttCTACACTTTTGGACAGTACTGCGACATGGGGCGATAGAC AGTTATTCCCGCCGGACCAAATTCCTGAAAATGCTCTAAGTCCAAAAAGAGCTGTGGTTCGTCGCAAAATTGTTACTTATCACAACTTCTTTAGAACCAAAGTTCGACCTACAGCTTCAAATATGTTAATGATg ACTTGGCACGCGGGGGCTGCGCGCCAGGCTCAGAGGTATGCAgagaaatgcatttttttacaaCACAACAATCCTCAAGAAAACATTGTGCCAGATTTAGGCACGTGTGGGCAAAATCTGTTTGTAGCGGCACAGAAGACACCATG gtTCTTTGCTTTAAGGACGTGGTTCGTAGAATACCGTAATTTTACATACGGGCATCCAGTGGTCAATTTAAAAGTAGTTGGACACTACACTCAAATGGTTTGGGCCACTAGTCACAAGGTCGGTTGCGGATTTGCCCATTGCCCGGGTGGGCCATGGGGCCACTTCTACAACTACGTGTGCCATTATTGTCCAGG TGGAAACTACGACACCATCACTCACTATCCATACAAAACTGGTAAAAAATGCGCCGACTGCAAAGATCAATGCGTTGCCCATGCACTTTGCACTAACGCATGTCCAAAGAAAGATGTGTACACGAACTGCAATGAAATCGTCAATATATCGCCAAACTTCTGTCGCGACGGCTACTGCAACGCAACATGCGCGTGCGGCGATAATCGAATACATAAGAATTACCCTTGGAAATGA
- the LOC115445060 gene encoding cysteine-rich venom protein TEL1 isoform X1 produces the protein MRRVSARSGMHIRASLWFKIIIILNVSTLLDSTATWGDRQLFPPDQIPENALSPKRAVVRRKIVTYHNFFRTKVRPTASNMLMMTWHAGAARQAQRYAEKCIFLQHNNPQENIVPDLGTCGQNLFVAAQKTPWFFALRTWFVEYRNFTYGHPVVNLKVVGHYTQMVWATSHKVGCGFAHCPGGPWGHFYNYVCHYCPGGNYDTITHYPYKTGKKCADCKDQCVAHALCTNACPKKDVYTNCNEIVNISPNFCRDGYCNATCACGDNRIHKNYPWK, from the exons ATGCGTCGAGTTAGTGCTAGAAGTGG TATGCATATCCGCGCGTCGTTgtggtttaaaattataataattttaaacgtttCTACACTTTTGGACAGTACTGCGACATGGGGCGATAGAC AGTTATTCCCGCCGGACCAAATTCCTGAAAATGCTCTAAGTCCAAAAAGAGCTGTGGTTCGTCGCAAAATTGTTACTTATCACAACTTCTTTAGAACCAAAGTTCGACCTACAGCTTCAAATATGTTAATGATg ACTTGGCACGCGGGGGCTGCGCGCCAGGCTCAGAGGTATGCAgagaaatgcatttttttacaaCACAACAATCCTCAAGAAAACATTGTGCCAGATTTAGGCACGTGTGGGCAAAATCTGTTTGTAGCGGCACAGAAGACACCATG gtTCTTTGCTTTAAGGACGTGGTTCGTAGAATACCGTAATTTTACATACGGGCATCCAGTGGTCAATTTAAAAGTAGTTGGACACTACACTCAAATGGTTTGGGCCACTAGTCACAAGGTCGGTTGCGGATTTGCCCATTGCCCGGGTGGGCCATGGGGCCACTTCTACAACTACGTGTGCCATTATTGTCCAGG TGGAAACTACGACACCATCACTCACTATCCATACAAAACTGGTAAAAAATGCGCCGACTGCAAAGATCAATGCGTTGCCCATGCACTTTGCACTAACGCATGTCCAAAGAAAGATGTGTACACGAACTGCAATGAAATCGTCAATATATCGCCAAACTTCTGTCGCGACGGCTACTGCAACGCAACATGCGCGTGCGGCGATAATCGAATACATAAGAATTACCCTTGGAAATGA
- the LOC115445054 gene encoding protein phosphatase PHLPP-like protein codes for MQRLAPSPARSRRAGIAPPASALRDHLPPSRRAARAMVCDDGLHASSPHVRHKSLRRLASTRGFKPHNDYGWIRVFEGLEPFAVDAPSKLVKVALNTTVEDVNKKLGLGDELSLWVQIGGEKSRRLENDEFPLRIQEQFLATCGWKSEARRLRMAVDPELRHTLRWCTGPSARHSRVMRSGTLHVLKGHVFPQWKPKPAQIMGSRLYTYGTNWEMLELSGGSIEFCPPKAQKLVLCVKPLSQGLSGDAITAHIFLGFNTVWERNMWFCWLKEATQSTQPPNVLDLSGGSRGFLGDSIAEHAVSAFTVRVLRLQGNALATLPPQVWSLQSLTHLDISDNRITELPSEICQLTQLDELRVSDNELQSIDCVLRLPRLRILIAARNLISRFGPVNNKKMAPDDDTKSDYRGPLTNVDLRHNRLKGSIILGNYEHLVSLDLSHNSVEVLVVSALRGLRELDASHNALQHIALHGASLRTLRAPHNQLETLTTTVPPINLVEIDVSYNKLTLLPQWLSGCSDLTTLHACNNQLTSLPEHLFCSELSSLSNLHLAHNKISSMPSMPRLRAPLKELLLHDNCIQALPENFFSVCDRLCILNLSNNRLSRLPHARGMSQSLECLYLTANCLSDDVAEVIIAFRGLKILHLAYNCLTNLPDNCISFWPDIEELVLSGNSLSKLPESLPQLNNIKIVRAHSNKLRSVPMFACSPSIKILDFAHNELDSLDLRLLAPKQLKFLDISCNKKLQVDPSQFNAYRCQRPLSLVDVTGRHSLPWTQKTGYHEELNGVTPWITGFSECPNKYLQLCCSQIRLPSFCNKEGLFAVIDGETDTEVPKILQSCIPGLLLEERSIKETINEYMKYVVLSAHRELKEKGQRKGASLVMCHLSPAPPAENVFGQSNKKYNLRLANVGNTKAVLSRRNGLLNLGIENNKRLGCSSTYPNTVPDPDVIQTVVKEDDEFLILGNGNFWNAISVDTAITEARTERNPVLAAKRLQDLAQSYGVEECISVLIIRFDSGRSDVDLLMRELRQTINSNKSVCRSDCCCSRLEPCCHSISPPKPSSDRSSPSGQSDRPPSEAISHQHYASVRSHNKASERRSYRSGVARAIRVRVEEDKEDDRRNEELSNPEEQFKCWEYMLEQNTQMLFDKELDNLSKGMRSNTSSLRNLKGLSGSSPQLHLTGKPTKVPFLSKHFGSARSFGNTLKPDFRFGSGRMPNGGPNAAYFGSLQRLMPYHLEYDFAVIQEKSSQSQDSLDLEGRMQQYWGVATTEL; via the exons ATGCAACGGCTGGCGCCGAGTCCGGCGCGGAGCAGGCGCGCGGGCATTGCGCCGCCGGCGTCCGCACTTCGCGACCACCTGCCGCCGTCCCGCCGCGCTGCCCGCGCCATGGTCTGCGACGATGGGCTGCACGCATCATCGCCCCACGTTCGCCACAAGTCTCTGCGCCGGCTTGCCTCAACACGCGGCTTCAAGCCTCATAATGATTACGGTTGGATCCGGGTTTTTGAAGGCCTCGAGCCATTCGCCGTCGACGCTCCCAGCAAACTTGTCAAGGTCGCGCTGAACACCACCGTTGAAGATGTAAATAAGAAGCTGGGGCTAGGAGACGAATTGTCACTCTGGGTGCAAATTGGCGGTGAAAAATCACGGAGATTGGAGAACGATGAATTCCCGTTACGAATTCAAGAGCAGTTTCTGGCCACATGTGGATGGAAGTCCGAAGCTCGCAGACTCCGCATGGCTGTCGATCCTGAGTTACGTCATACGTTACGGTGGTGCACCGGCCCGTCTGCACGGCATAGCAGAGTGATGAGGTCGGGAACTTTGCATGTTCTTAAAGGACATGTTTTTCCACAATGGAAGCCCAAGCCAGCTCAGATTATGGGGTCCAGATTATACACTTAtg gtaCTAATTGGGAAATGCTGGAATTAAGTGGCGGCAGCATCGAATTTTGTCCACCAAAAGCTCAAAAACTGGTGTTGTGTGTGAAACCTCTATCTCAAGGACTATCTGGAGATGCGATAACAGCTCATATTTTCCTGGGATTCAACACTGTTTGGGAGAGAAACATGTGGTTTTGCTGGCTTAAAGag GCGACACAGAGCACCCAGCCACCAAACGTGTTAGACCTTAGCGGTGGAAGTCGAGGGTTCCTCGGAGACTCGATTGCCGAGCATGCTGTCAGTGCCTTTACTGTAAGAGTTCTTCGTCTTCAAGGAAATGCCCTCGCCACACTCCCGCCTCAAGTGTGGAGTCTGCAGTCGCTTACTCATCTGGACATCAGTGACAATAGAATTACGGAGCTGCCTTCAGAAATATGTCAGCTTACACA ACTAGACGAGCTTCGAGTAAGCGACAACGAGCTTCAATCCATCGACTGTGTGCTCCGGTTACCACGATTAAGAATTCTTATAGCGGCTAGGAACCTCATCAGTAGGTTTGGG CCAGTCAATAACAAAAAGATGGCTCCGGACGATGACACCAAGTCGGATTACCGTGGACCCCTCACTAACGTGGATTTGCGACACAATAGACTGAAAGGAAGCATTATTCTTGGTAATTATGAA CATCTAGTGTCTCTAGATCTATCCCACAACTCAGTGGAGGTGTTGGTTGTGTCGGCGCTACGTGGGTTGCGCGAGCTGGACGCGTCCCACAACGCGCTGCAGCACATCGCACTGCACGGCGCTTCGTTACGCACTCTACGCGCCCCGCACAACC aatTAGAAACACTGACAACCACGGTACCACCAATAAACCTGGTAGAGATCGACGTATCGTACAACAAACTAACATTGTTACCACAATGGCTTAGCGGCTGCTCAGATCTCACCACATTACACGCATGCAATAACCAACTGACATCCTTGCCCGAGCATTTGTTCTGCAGCGAACTCTCTAGCCTCAGCAACCTTCACTTAGCTCATAACAAAATTTCGAGTATGCCGTCGATGCCCAGGCTGCGAGCGCCGTTAAAGGAATTGTTACTGCATGACAACTGCATACAGGCCCTGCCAGAAAATTTCTTCTCTGTATGCGACAGACTATGTATTTTAAACCTTTCAAATAATAGATTGAGCCGGTTACCTCATGCCAGAGGAATGTCTCAGAGCCTAGAATGCCTGTACTTGACAGCTAATTGCTTATCTGATGACGTAGCCGAAGTTATCATAGCCTTTCGAGGATTAAAGATTTTACACCTGGCATATAATTGTTTAACAAATCTACCAGATAATTGTATAAGTTTTTGGCCTGATATTGAGGAGTTAGTCCTGTCAGGTAATTCCTTATCGAAGTTGCCAGAAAGCTTGccacaattaaataatataaagatagtCAGAGCTCACTCAAATAAATTGCGTTCCGTTCCTATGTTTGCATGCAGTCCATCTATAAAAATCTTAGATTTTGCTCATAACGAACTTGATAGTTTAGACCTACGACTACTTGCGCCAAAACAACTGAAATTTCTTGATATTTCTTGCAATAAAAAACTTCAAGTAGATCCATCGCAGTTCAACGCATATAGATGTCAGAGACCATTAAGTTTGGTTGATGTTACCGGTAGGCATTCCCTACCTTGGACACAAAAAACCGGGTACCACGAAGAACTAAATGGAGTTACGCCATGGATTACTGGATTCTCTGAATgtccaaacaaatatttacaactatGTTGCTCTCAAATTCGCCTGCCCTCTTTTTGTAACAAAGAAGGGCTCTTTGCAGTAATTGACGGGGAAACAGATACAGAAGTGCCAAAAATATTACAGTCATGTATACCAGGGCTCTTATTAGAAGAAAGGTCCATCAAAGAAACCATTAATGAATATATGAAGTACGTAGTTTTATCAGCGCATAGAGAATTAAAAGAAAAAGGTCAAAGGAAAGGGGCTTCTTTAGTGATGTGTCACTTATCTCCTGCACCGCCAGCAGAAAACGTTTTTggacaaagtaataaaaagtataatctAAGGTTGGCAAATGTGGGAAATACCAAAGCTGTGCTGAGTAGACGCAATGGACTTTTAAATTTGGGAATTGAAAACAACAAGCGCCTTGGATGCTCATCTACTTACCCAAACACTGTACCTGATCCAGATGTAATACAAACTGTAGTAAAAGAAGAtgatgaatttttaatattagggAATGGTAATTTTTGGAACGCTATCAGTGTCGATACGGCCATCACTGAAGCAAGAACTGAACGTAACCCAGTGCTTGCGGCGAAGCGACTTCAAGACCTCGCGCAGAGCTACGGAGTTGAAGAATGTATatcagttttaataataagattCGACTCTGGAAGATCTGACGTAGATTTATTGATGCGAGAATTACGTCAAAcaataaacagtaataaatcTGTGTGTAGATCAGATTGCTGCTGTTCCCGATTAGAACCTTGCTGCCATTCTATTTCCCCACCGAAGCCAAGTAGTGACAGATCTTCGCCCAGCGGGCAAAGCGACCGCCCTCCAAGCGAAGCAATTAGTCATCAGCATTATGCAAGCGTACGATCGCATAACAAAGCATCAGAGCGTAGAAGTTATCGCAGTGGTGTCGCGAGAGCCATCCGCGTGCGTGTCGAAGAGGACAAAGAAGATGATCGCAGAAACGAGGAACTTTCTAACCCAGAAGAGCAATTTAAATGCTGGGAGTATATGCTAGAACAAAATACTCAAATGCTATTCGATAAGGAATTAGATAATTTGTCCAAAGGAATGCGTTCCAATACCAGCAGTTTGAGAAATTTAAAAGGTTTATCGGGTAGCAGTCCACAGCTTCATTTGACTGGAAAGCCGACAAAAGTACCATTTTTATCAAAGCACTTTGGTAGTGCCAGATCCTTTGGCAACACATTAAAGCCGGACTTCCGCTTTGGGTCTGGCAGAATGCCGAACGGTGGGCCAAATGCAGCATATTTTGGATCTTTACAGCGGCTCATGCCATATCATTTGGAATATGATTTTGCTGTAATACAAGAAAAATCTTCACAATCACAAGACTCTCTTGATCTCGAAGGCCGCATGCAGCAGTATTGGGGAGTTGCTACAACcgaactataa